One region of Oryzias latipes chromosome 6, ASM223467v1 genomic DNA includes:
- the LOC101175600 gene encoding uncharacterized protein LOC101175600 isoform X2, whose product MCQATSTILKIVLGDARPVQLHSCQCTCVAGTAVCNHVAALLYQTAHYCQLSITSVPPTHSCTETEQKWHKPRSMGVKPGLVNDMVILSARPKERKLMEGIRSNLYKGVSSALPELSTLRVDEVYHDVPSDVAPLITTMAMDINVPLVDSAFGKVQEGSVLSYHMPAKRVPKTCPHTDAPSPPQLPLQGYRLGPATCSFVCTEHQQHHMMSLETTLENAHKTNSLLP is encoded by the exons ATGTGTCAAGCTACATCCACAATTTTGAAG ATTGTGCTTGGGGATGCCCGTCCTGTGCAGCTACACAGCTGCCAGTGTACCTGTGTGGCAGGTACAGCTGTGTGTAATCATGTGGCAGCACTGTTGTACCAGACTGCACATTATTGCCAGCTTAGCATCACCTCTGTTCCCCCAACACACAGCTGCACAGAGACTGAACAGAAGTGGCATAAGCCAAGATCCATG GGTGTTAAACCTGGTCTTGTAAATGACATGGTGATTCTTTCAGCCAGACCCAAGGAACGAAAACTGATGGAAGGCATTAG GAGCAACTTGTATAAGGGTGTCAGTTCAGCTCTGCCTGAACTTTCCACACTCAGGGTGGATGAAGTCTACCATGATGTTCCAAGTGATGTGGCTCCACTGATAACAACTATGGCTATGGACATTAATGTTCCTCTGGTTGACTCTGCATTTGGAAAAGTGCAAGAAGGAAGTGTGTTATCCTATCATATGCCTGCAAAAAGAGTTCCAAAAACCTGTCCCCACACAGATGCTCCTTCTCCCCCACAGCTGCCACTTCAGGGTTACAGGCTGGGACCCGCTACCTGCTCTTTTGTCTGCACTGAACATCAGCAGCACCACATGATGTCCCTGGAAACAACATTAGAGAACGCACACAAAACAAACTCTTTGCTTCCCTAA
- the LOC101175600 gene encoding uncharacterized protein LOC101175600 isoform X1, whose amino-acid sequence MFTIMCQSQPIFLTPLSMSVSNKDSSTGEVTIRAECYRSMRKSQKPHSLSIVLGDARPVQLHSCQCTCVAGTAVCNHVAALLYQTAHYCQLSITSVPPTHSCTETEQKWHKPRSMGVKPGLVNDMVILSARPKERKLMEGIRSNLYKGVSSALPELSTLRVDEVYHDVPSDVAPLITTMAMDINVPLVDSAFGKVQEGSVLSYHMPAKRVPKTCPHTDAPSPPQLPLQGYRLGPATCSFVCTEHQQHHMMSLETTLENAHKTNSLLP is encoded by the exons ATGTTTACTATTATGTGTCAATCACAGCCAATTTTCCTAACGCCTTTGTCAATGTCAGTTTCAAACAAGGATTCAAGCACAGGAGAGGTAACGATTAGGGCTGAGTGCTACAGATCTATGAGGAAAAGCCAAAAGCCTCACAGCTTAAGC ATTGTGCTTGGGGATGCCCGTCCTGTGCAGCTACACAGCTGCCAGTGTACCTGTGTGGCAGGTACAGCTGTGTGTAATCATGTGGCAGCACTGTTGTACCAGACTGCACATTATTGCCAGCTTAGCATCACCTCTGTTCCCCCAACACACAGCTGCACAGAGACTGAACAGAAGTGGCATAAGCCAAGATCCATG GGTGTTAAACCTGGTCTTGTAAATGACATGGTGATTCTTTCAGCCAGACCCAAGGAACGAAAACTGATGGAAGGCATTAG GAGCAACTTGTATAAGGGTGTCAGTTCAGCTCTGCCTGAACTTTCCACACTCAGGGTGGATGAAGTCTACCATGATGTTCCAAGTGATGTGGCTCCACTGATAACAACTATGGCTATGGACATTAATGTTCCTCTGGTTGACTCTGCATTTGGAAAAGTGCAAGAAGGAAGTGTGTTATCCTATCATATGCCTGCAAAAAGAGTTCCAAAAACCTGTCCCCACACAGATGCTCCTTCTCCCCCACAGCTGCCACTTCAGGGTTACAGGCTGGGACCCGCTACCTGCTCTTTTGTCTGCACTGAACATCAGCAGCACCACATGATGTCCCTGGAAACAACATTAGAGAACGCACACAAAACAAACTCTTTGCTTCCCTAA
- the LOC101175600 gene encoding uncharacterized protein LOC101175600 isoform X3, with protein MFTIMCQSQPIFLTPLSMSVSNKDSSTGEVTIRAECYRSMRKSQKPHSLSIVLGDARPVQLHSCQCTCVAGTAVCNHVAALLYQTAHYCQLSITSVPPTHSCTETEQKWHKPRSMGVKPGLVNDMVILSARPKERKLMEGIRSNLYKGVSSALPELSTLRVDEVYHDVPSDVAPLITTMAMDINVPLVDSAFGKVQEGTATSGLQAGTRYLLFCLH; from the exons ATGTTTACTATTATGTGTCAATCACAGCCAATTTTCCTAACGCCTTTGTCAATGTCAGTTTCAAACAAGGATTCAAGCACAGGAGAGGTAACGATTAGGGCTGAGTGCTACAGATCTATGAGGAAAAGCCAAAAGCCTCACAGCTTAAGC ATTGTGCTTGGGGATGCCCGTCCTGTGCAGCTACACAGCTGCCAGTGTACCTGTGTGGCAGGTACAGCTGTGTGTAATCATGTGGCAGCACTGTTGTACCAGACTGCACATTATTGCCAGCTTAGCATCACCTCTGTTCCCCCAACACACAGCTGCACAGAGACTGAACAGAAGTGGCATAAGCCAAGATCCATG GGTGTTAAACCTGGTCTTGTAAATGACATGGTGATTCTTTCAGCCAGACCCAAGGAACGAAAACTGATGGAAGGCATTAG GAGCAACTTGTATAAGGGTGTCAGTTCAGCTCTGCCTGAACTTTCCACACTCAGGGTGGATGAAGTCTACCATGATGTTCCAAGTGATGTGGCTCCACTGATAACAACTATGGCTATGGACATTAATGTTCCTCTGGTTGACTCTGCATTTGGAAAAGTGCAAGAAGGAA CTGCCACTTCAGGGTTACAGGCTGGGACCCGCTACCTGCTCTTTTGTCTGCACTGA